Proteins encoded within one genomic window of Aquarana catesbeiana isolate 2022-GZ linkage group LG03, ASM4218655v1, whole genome shotgun sequence:
- the LOC141133674 gene encoding E3 ubiquitin-protein ligase TRIM39-like, with the protein MASANLRTELECSVCLNIYTDPVNLRCGHNFCRVCIDRVLDTQGGSGGYSCPECREKFQDRSALQRNITLRNIVENFLSAQPNQESGVFCTYCVDSSVPAVRSCLLCEVSLCDKHLKVHKKSPEHVLCDPTLSMESRKCSIHKKILEYYCTEDNTCACMLCVIGEHKGHEMESLDEASEKKKETLRNVLQKLLTKREEMEERVHSLQEHRRKVEEEASGDTERVTVLFRDLRRRLEDLEKRVLREVSEQAEQISISIRDLEIKKEELSRKMRHIEELCNMTDPLTVLQESDTGDLCDTEDGDNEDRERHEELLHDGGGLDVDGISHTLHTLSDIITGVNVYFYIQEAADILLDVNTAHNDLHISDDRKTVSKSDRKQKRPETPERFQRYSQVLSSRSFSSGRHYWEVDVGGSDWWGVGMCYPSIERGGGQSGIGYNNKSWCLFRKDDQYGVIHDSKGIPLPPNISSNRVRIDLDYEAGRISFYDLCDPIRHLHTFTTTFTEPLHAVIYVRRGCIKICGGNRE; encoded by the coding sequence atggcaTCTGCTAACCTGAGAactgagctggaatgttccgtttgtctgaacatttatacagatcctgtaaacctgagatgtggacacaacttctgtcgggtctgtattgatcgtgtgctggatacacagggggggtctggaggatattcctgtcctgaatgcagagagaagtttcaggatcgttctgcactgcagaggaacataacactacgtaacatagtggagaatttcctgtctgctcagccaaaTCAGGAGtctggggtcttctgtacttactgtgtggactcttctgtacctgctgttagatcctgtctgctctgtgaggtttctctgtgtgataaacacctgaaagtccacaaaaagtccccagaacacgtcttatgtgaccccaccttgtccatggagagcaggaaatgctccatccataagaagatcctggagtattactgcactgaggataatACCTGTGCCTGTATGTTGTGTGTGATTGGAGAACATAAAGGACATGAGATGGAGTCACTGGATGAGGCTtcagagaagaagaaggagacactgaggaatgttctgcagaaacttctgacaaagagagaggagatggaggaaagagtccacagtctgcaggaacacaggaggaaagtagaagaagaagcatCTGGTGACACCGAGCGAGTCACtgtcctgtttagagatctcaggagacgtctggaagacctggagaagagagtcctgagggaagtCTCCGAGCAGGCAGAGcagatctccatctccatccgggatctggaaataaagaaggaggagctgtccaggaagatgcgtcacattgaggagctgtgtaacatgacggatccactgactgtcttacaggaatcagacacaggtgacttgtgtgatactgaggatggagataatgaggacagagagagacatgaggaactcctccatgatggagggggtctggatgtggatgggatatcacacacattacacacattatctgatataataacaggggtaaatgtatacttctatatacaggaagctgcagacatattactggatgtaaacacagctcataatgatctccatatatcagatgacaggaaaactgtatccaagTCAGATAGAAAACAGAAacgtccagaaacaccagagaggtttCAGCGTTAttctcaggtgttgagcagtcggagtttctcctcagggagacattactgggaagtggatgtcgggggatcagattGGTGgggagtcgggatgtgttaccccagtatagagaggggAGGAGGGCAGTCAGGGATTGGATATAATAACAAGTCCTGGTGTTTGTTCAGGAAAGATGATCAGTATGGGGTGATACATGACAGTAAAGGgatccccttaccccccaatatctccagtaacagagtcaggatagatctggattatgaggccggacggatctccttttatgatctgtgtgacccgatccgacacctccacaccttcaccaccaccttcactgagcccctccatgctgtgaTATATGTAAGGAGAGGTTGTATAAAGATCTGTGGGGGGAATCGGGAATAA